Proteins encoded in a region of the Nonomuraea helvata genome:
- a CDS encoding zinc-binding dehydrogenase — MQAVVMDRFGGPEVLRIREVEDPVPGPGQVLVAVDYAGITYVETQVRAGRGPAAHQRPALPRIPGNGVGGRVSAVGPGVDAALVGQAAVTTTGGTGGYAELAVARAEDLVPVPAEVTLRDAVALLADGRTAVLLHRQAKVRPGEWVLVEAAAGGVGSLLVQLAAASGAKVVGAARGPGKEALVTSLGALVYVDYSKPGWEREVAEMSSGGVDLVFDGVGGVVGAQGMRAVRPGGRASLYGMASGSWTEPAAHVTVVPDGVPAPGETRALAEEALAHAAAGRLRPVVGQTYPLSEAAEAHRAIEARATIGKTLLIP; from the coding sequence ATGCAAGCTGTGGTCATGGACCGCTTCGGCGGGCCGGAGGTGCTGCGCATCCGGGAGGTCGAAGACCCCGTGCCGGGGCCGGGGCAGGTGCTCGTGGCGGTGGACTATGCCGGGATCACGTACGTCGAGACACAGGTGCGGGCCGGTCGCGGCCCCGCGGCCCACCAGCGGCCGGCGCTTCCGCGCATCCCCGGCAACGGGGTGGGCGGGCGCGTCTCGGCTGTCGGCCCGGGGGTGGATGCCGCGCTGGTCGGACAGGCCGCGGTGACCACCACGGGCGGCACCGGCGGCTATGCGGAGCTGGCCGTGGCCCGGGCGGAGGACCTCGTCCCCGTCCCGGCGGAGGTGACGCTGCGGGATGCGGTGGCGCTGCTGGCCGATGGGCGGACAGCGGTGCTCCTGCACCGGCAGGCCAAGGTGCGTCCGGGAGAGTGGGTGCTGGTGGAGGCGGCCGCCGGTGGTGTCGGCAGTCTGCTGGTCCAGCTGGCCGCCGCCTCGGGAGCGAAGGTGGTCGGCGCCGCCCGCGGTCCGGGCAAGGAGGCACTGGTCACCTCGCTGGGTGCGCTCGTCTACGTGGACTACTCCAAGCCGGGGTGGGAACGCGAGGTCGCCGAGATGAGCAGCGGGGGCGTCGATCTCGTCTTCGACGGAGTCGGCGGCGTCGTGGGCGCGCAGGGCATGCGCGCCGTGCGGCCCGGCGGCCGGGCCAGCCTGTACGGCATGGCCTCCGGCTCCTGGACCGAGCCGGCCGCTCATGTGACGGTCGTCCCCGACGGCGTTCCGGCCCCGGGGGAGACCCGGGCGCTGGCCGAGGAGGCGCTCGCGCACGCCGCGGCCGGTCGGCTGCGCCCGGTCGTCGGCCAGACCTACCCGCTGTCCGAGGCCGCCGAGGCGCACCGGGCGATCGAAGCCCGTGCCACGATCGGCAAGACCCTGCTGATCCCATGA
- a CDS encoding RICIN domain-containing protein gives MFVAAVLLPTFTGNASASAAAQATYYVAPDGNDANPGTITSPFRTLQRARDVVRTVNADMTGDIYVYLRGGNYPVGSTIDFTPADSGTNGFRVVYAAYQNETPILSGGVQVTGWTQHSGDIWKASLNRSNKLRALYVNDKRAYMASKTINSQGCYGNYTVTAGQASWAWESGSQCAGAKYSLGDFPAIAANQDDIEIETATTWTTAIVGVRQVTSDGTNRIAQFQQPGAAIAQGAFNGNAQVGGTHKVMNAYEFLDTPGEFYFDKTSRTLYYYKAASEDMATATVFAPNNVSTLLRVAGASTSSRVRNITFSGLTVQHSDWNLFNVDGSAFKQAQQGNLGALAYAKQNFHVYYYRNVDIAPGIIQIDNADGLVLQNNRIQHTGVDGITMANDVVNSQLIGNYTNDIAGSAIVVGHPQHVYIGDHTATNHEKYPAQVEGAPKNIEIKNNYIYDSAVLFNGHSPISAYFADSLTIQHNRVEKAPWSGITLGWGWWNFDGSSGSIQPNRPATTAKNNNISYNHIIDTVQRLGDTAPIYTLGSQPGTTINNNYLQGVPAGHKYGLHPDEGSAFITFRDNVLSVDKNVTWLINSDDFGRKHDLSITQTYGPINKVSNKNLPNSTVQDILVSSDYVWPSQAYGIAVNSGLEDAYRNIIPQSNLSLPDYVLPASTFVGAGVTSIPIRSTGDASKTVWLAPSGTTSFVVGNTMTRASGTATSIAVPPATGEYRLYVVDAQGNRSAESKSLVRQGNGGSSQQNVTIVGGQSGRCADVSGGTATNGAQAQLWDCNGQTNQRWTYTSGKQLQVFGNKCLDAYNRGTSNGTQVVIWDCNGQTNQQWNLNSNGTITGVQSGLCLDANGGGTANGTKIILWSCNGGSNQQWSLRS, from the coding sequence GTGTTCGTTGCCGCGGTGTTGCTGCCGACGTTCACAGGTAATGCCTCGGCCTCGGCGGCGGCCCAGGCAACCTACTATGTCGCCCCCGACGGCAACGACGCCAACCCGGGAACGATCACGTCACCGTTCCGAACCCTGCAGCGCGCGAGGGACGTCGTTCGCACGGTGAACGCCGACATGACAGGCGACATCTACGTGTATCTCCGCGGGGGCAACTATCCGGTCGGCAGCACGATCGACTTCACGCCGGCCGACTCCGGAACGAACGGATTCCGGGTCGTGTACGCGGCATACCAGAACGAGACGCCAATCCTCAGCGGCGGTGTTCAGGTAACCGGATGGACGCAGCACAGCGGTGACATCTGGAAAGCCTCGCTGAATCGCAGCAACAAGCTCCGTGCGCTCTATGTAAACGACAAGCGAGCGTACATGGCTTCGAAGACGATAAACTCGCAGGGGTGCTACGGAAATTACACCGTCACGGCCGGACAGGCGTCCTGGGCGTGGGAATCGGGATCGCAGTGCGCGGGAGCGAAGTACAGTCTGGGCGATTTCCCCGCTATCGCCGCCAACCAAGACGACATCGAAATAGAGACGGCGACGACCTGGACCACGGCCATCGTGGGAGTCCGGCAGGTCACCTCTGACGGCACGAACCGTATAGCTCAGTTCCAGCAGCCGGGAGCGGCCATCGCCCAAGGCGCCTTCAACGGGAATGCCCAGGTCGGCGGCACCCACAAGGTCATGAACGCCTACGAGTTCCTGGACACGCCGGGCGAGTTCTACTTCGACAAGACGAGCCGGACGTTGTACTACTACAAGGCAGCCTCCGAAGACATGGCGACGGCGACGGTTTTCGCGCCGAACAATGTGTCCACCCTTCTCAGGGTCGCCGGCGCCTCCACCAGTTCTCGCGTCCGGAACATCACATTCTCCGGCCTCACGGTCCAGCACTCCGACTGGAACCTGTTCAACGTGGATGGCTCGGCGTTCAAACAAGCCCAGCAGGGCAATCTCGGCGCACTCGCATATGCCAAGCAGAACTTCCACGTCTATTACTACCGCAATGTCGACATAGCGCCCGGCATCATTCAGATCGACAACGCCGACGGCCTCGTCCTGCAGAACAACCGGATACAGCACACCGGCGTCGACGGAATCACCATGGCCAACGACGTGGTGAACTCGCAGTTGATCGGAAACTACACCAACGACATCGCCGGATCCGCTATCGTCGTCGGCCATCCCCAGCATGTCTACATCGGGGACCACACCGCGACGAATCACGAGAAGTATCCCGCTCAGGTCGAAGGAGCGCCCAAGAACATCGAGATAAAGAACAACTACATCTACGACAGCGCTGTTCTGTTCAACGGGCACAGCCCCATCTCGGCGTACTTCGCCGACAGCTTGACCATCCAGCACAATCGCGTCGAGAAAGCCCCGTGGTCCGGCATAACGCTCGGCTGGGGGTGGTGGAACTTCGACGGATCGTCAGGCTCGATCCAGCCCAACCGGCCGGCCACCACGGCGAAGAACAACAACATCAGCTACAACCACATCATCGACACGGTGCAGCGCCTGGGCGATACGGCTCCCATCTACACGCTGGGCAGCCAGCCGGGAACCACGATCAACAACAACTATCTGCAGGGCGTCCCGGCCGGTCACAAGTACGGACTCCACCCGGACGAAGGCTCAGCGTTCATAACCTTCCGCGACAACGTCCTGAGCGTGGACAAGAATGTCACGTGGCTCATCAACTCCGACGACTTCGGGCGTAAGCATGATCTGAGCATCACGCAGACCTACGGCCCGATCAACAAAGTTTCCAACAAGAACCTGCCGAACAGCACGGTCCAGGACATCCTCGTATCCTCCGACTACGTCTGGCCGTCGCAGGCCTATGGCATAGCCGTGAACTCCGGACTCGAGGACGCGTACAGGAACATCATCCCTCAGAGCAATCTTTCTCTGCCGGATTACGTCCTGCCCGCCAGCACCTTCGTCGGCGCCGGCGTGACATCGATCCCCATCCGCAGCACCGGCGATGCGAGCAAGACGGTCTGGCTGGCCCCCTCGGGCACGACCTCCTTCGTCGTCGGCAACACGATGACCCGGGCAAGCGGAACCGCGACCTCCATTGCCGTTCCGCCGGCGACCGGTGAGTATCGGCTCTACGTCGTGGACGCCCAGGGGAATCGGTCGGCTGAGTCGAAATCGCTCGTCAGGCAAGGAAACGGCGGGAGCAGCCAGCAGAACGTCACGATCGTGGGCGGCCAGTCGGGTCGATGCGCGGACGTCAGCGGCGGCACTGCGACCAACGGCGCCCAGGCGCAGCTGTGGGACTGCAACGGACAGACCAACCAGCGGTGGACGTACACGTCGGGCAAGCAGCTGCAGGTGTTCGGCAACAAGTGCCTGGACGCCTACAACCGGGGCACCTCGAACGGCACCCAAGTGGTGATCTGGGACTGCAACGGACAGACCAACCAGCAGTGGAACCTCAATTCCAACGGCACCATCACCGGTGTGCAGTCCGGATTGTGCCTGGACGCCAACGGCGGCGGCACCGCCAACGGAACGAAGATCATTCTGTGGTCGTGCAACGGCGGCAGCAACCAGCAGTGGAGCCTGCGCAGCTGA
- a CDS encoding DHA2 family efflux MFS transporter permease subunit: MRTPNASPAPPATAARALLPLTATVLVGAMAALLDTTIVAVALDELGRELAAPVTAIQWVTTSYVLAMTAVIPLVGWSVGRFGARAVWLTALGLFLLGSLLCGAAWSAGSLIAFRTLQGLGGGMILPVTQLVLARAAGPERLGRVMGKVGFVGQLAPISGPVLGGVLIDGWGWRWVFFVNVPLILVSLAMTWRWFPRDEERDERRLDLVGLLLLPSGVVALLHALTGLETQAGIGTAILTAVAGAGLLTAFITRSLRRTEASLLDLRLFADRAFRSGTVMMFVLGVTSWGPMFLLPLYYQRQHNLSALDAGLALAPQTLGIALASLLAGRYTDRLPPRPLALAGMAAATMGTLPFVFATPDTGTLLLSVALLLRGVGFGVASLPVSVAVYRTLRPAAIPHATSASTIVQRIGAATGTALMAVILQAGGFAPALTWMFILTATGLVMAASLPGRK; this comes from the coding sequence ATGAGGACGCCGAACGCAAGCCCGGCCCCCCCTGCCACGGCCGCCCGCGCTCTCCTGCCGCTGACCGCGACGGTCCTGGTGGGCGCGATGGCAGCGCTGCTGGACACCACGATCGTCGCGGTGGCGCTGGACGAGCTGGGCAGAGAGCTGGCCGCGCCGGTGACGGCGATCCAGTGGGTCACCACCTCCTACGTGCTGGCGATGACCGCCGTCATTCCGCTGGTGGGCTGGTCGGTTGGCCGCTTCGGCGCCCGCGCCGTGTGGCTGACGGCCCTGGGGCTGTTCCTGCTCGGGTCGCTCCTGTGCGGCGCCGCGTGGTCGGCGGGCTCGCTCATCGCCTTCCGGACGTTGCAAGGGCTGGGTGGCGGCATGATCCTGCCTGTGACGCAGCTCGTCCTGGCCCGGGCCGCGGGACCCGAACGCCTGGGCCGGGTGATGGGCAAGGTCGGTTTCGTCGGGCAGCTCGCCCCGATCTCCGGGCCCGTGCTCGGCGGCGTGCTGATCGACGGCTGGGGCTGGCGCTGGGTCTTTTTCGTCAACGTGCCGCTCATCCTGGTGTCGCTGGCCATGACGTGGCGGTGGTTCCCCAGGGACGAGGAACGCGACGAACGTCGTCTCGACCTTGTCGGGCTGCTCCTGCTGCCGTCCGGAGTGGTCGCCCTGCTGCACGCGCTGACCGGGCTGGAGACGCAGGCCGGGATCGGGACCGCGATCCTGACGGCGGTGGCAGGAGCCGGGCTCCTGACCGCGTTCATCACGCGCTCGCTCCGCCGAACCGAGGCGAGCCTGCTCGACCTGCGGCTCTTCGCCGATCGCGCCTTCCGGTCGGGGACGGTCATGATGTTCGTCCTCGGCGTCACGAGCTGGGGGCCGATGTTCCTGCTGCCGCTGTACTACCAGCGACAGCACAACCTGTCCGCGCTCGACGCCGGGCTCGCGCTCGCTCCGCAAACCCTCGGTATCGCACTGGCATCCCTGCTGGCCGGACGGTACACCGACCGGCTGCCACCGCGTCCGCTGGCCCTCGCCGGGATGGCCGCGGCCACCATGGGCACTCTTCCGTTCGTCTTCGCCACCCCTGACACCGGAACCCTCCTGCTCAGCGTGGCGTTGCTCCTGCGCGGAGTCGGATTCGGCGTCGCCAGCCTGCCCGTCAGCGTCGCCGTCTACCGCACCCTGCGCCCGGCCGCCATTCCGCACGCCACCAGCGCCAGCACCATCGTGCAACGGATCGGCGCCGCCACCGGCACCGCGCTGATGGCCGTCATCCTCCAGGCCGGCGGCTTCGCCCCAGCCCTCACCTGGATGTTCATCCTCACCGCGACCGGCCTGGTCATGGCCGCAAGCCTGCCCGGCCGCAAATGA
- a CDS encoding NAD(P)H-dependent oxidoreductase produces the protein MIKVGIIIGSTRPGRNGEAVARWVHDLATGRDDASFEIVDLKDFHLPHLDEALPPAMGHYANAHTRAWADKIASFDAYVFVTPEYNHSTSGVLKNAIDFLYAEWNNKAAAFVSYGSAGGVRAVEHLRLIMGELHVADVRTQIALSLATDFENFQVLTPAAHHADAVTAMLDELLAWGGALKTLRDTWQAKGTSGAA, from the coding sequence ATGATCAAAGTAGGCATCATCATCGGCAGCACCCGCCCGGGGCGCAACGGCGAGGCCGTGGCCCGCTGGGTTCACGACCTGGCAACAGGACGGGACGACGCCTCGTTCGAGATCGTCGACCTCAAGGACTTCCACCTGCCACATCTGGACGAGGCTCTGCCGCCGGCGATGGGCCACTACGCCAACGCGCACACCAGGGCCTGGGCCGACAAGATCGCATCCTTCGACGCGTACGTGTTCGTCACCCCCGAGTACAACCACTCGACTTCAGGCGTACTGAAGAACGCCATCGACTTCCTGTACGCGGAGTGGAACAACAAAGCCGCCGCCTTCGTCAGCTATGGCAGTGCGGGAGGTGTCCGAGCTGTGGAGCACCTGCGCCTGATCATGGGTGAACTGCACGTCGCCGACGTACGCACCCAGATCGCGTTGTCCCTGGCCACGGACTTCGAGAACTTTCAGGTCCTGACCCCGGCGGCCCACCACGCCGATGCGGTCACTGCCATGCTGGACGAGCTCCTCGCCTGGGGCGGTGCCTTGAAGACACTGCGTGACACCTGGCAGGCGAAAGGCACGTCGGGGGCCGCGTAG
- a CDS encoding winged helix-turn-helix domain-containing protein has protein sequence MESARFTVSLGVETAVAVQYRWLAPPYPWGEEPWGRAARDSHVWGRLPALSGLGRYGERPHLPQPPSEPTSVPAVPEIREELQILDGALSWSPHSCLGDTQMWKGTYRRRLASETETFYQMCLAPHWREIEDRAQADIDRRAGVMAREGLGRTLTSLHPTVTYRDQTLHIPGQADLDINCDQPITLVPATLAQRCYLVERPYSRPGLRLVYPALRRDSVSDEADDGLGEVLGLTRLRLLRALDRPRTTTDLAAELHLTPSTVSYHLARLLHAGLVTRVRHGHQVCYQRSPRANLLAHDIARRFA, from the coding sequence TTGGAATCGGCAAGGTTCACGGTGTCGCTCGGGGTGGAGACCGCGGTCGCGGTCCAATACCGGTGGCTCGCCCCGCCGTACCCGTGGGGAGAGGAGCCGTGGGGGAGAGCGGCCCGCGACTCTCATGTGTGGGGACGTCTTCCCGCGCTGTCAGGGCTCGGACGGTACGGCGAGCGCCCGCACCTCCCCCAACCCCCCAGCGAGCCGACTTCGGTGCCTGCAGTTCCGGAGATCCGGGAGGAGCTGCAGATCCTTGACGGCGCGCTGAGCTGGTCGCCGCATTCCTGCCTCGGAGACACCCAGATGTGGAAGGGAACCTACCGGCGGCGGCTGGCCTCCGAAACAGAGACGTTCTACCAGATGTGCCTGGCACCCCATTGGCGCGAGATCGAAGACCGCGCCCAGGCCGACATCGACCGTCGCGCCGGCGTCATGGCCAGGGAAGGGCTGGGCCGTACACTTACCTCACTCCACCCGACGGTCACCTACCGGGACCAAACGCTGCACATCCCCGGCCAAGCCGATCTGGACATCAACTGCGACCAGCCCATCACTCTCGTCCCGGCGACCCTGGCCCAGCGGTGCTACCTGGTCGAGCGCCCGTACAGCAGGCCCGGCCTGCGTCTCGTATACCCGGCGCTCAGACGCGACTCGGTTTCGGACGAGGCGGACGACGGGCTCGGCGAGGTGCTGGGCCTCACGCGGCTCCGGCTGCTGCGCGCCCTGGACCGGCCCCGCACCACCACCGATCTGGCCGCGGAACTTCACCTGACCCCGTCGACCGTCTCCTACCATCTCGCTCGGCTGCTGCACGCAGGTCTGGTGACCCGGGTCCGCCACGGACACCAAGTCTGCTACCAGCGGTCTCCCCGAGCCAACCTGCTGGCCCACGACATCGCACGCCGCTTTGCCTGA
- a CDS encoding TetR/AcrR family transcriptional regulator — MTESKRRGPRQAEAERNDRALLRAARQVLAADGGHASVAAIAAAAGVGIGSLYRRYRTKEELFQRLAELSLDNWNEAAERGLAEDDPWEGLASFIVTCVEFGQGSLAPIAGTIEVTKEMQAKSDRSDELLAALVARAHQARVLRPDVTAVDISLLIEQFGRSPALDQLRKQGREDLIEAAADAHKRVLTIAVDGLRACHPRPLPGDPPTDRLFTERWAHETGQSRRASSTSA; from the coding sequence ATGACCGAATCCAAGCGCCGCGGTCCCCGGCAGGCGGAAGCCGAGCGCAACGACCGAGCCCTCCTGCGGGCGGCGCGCCAGGTGCTGGCGGCCGACGGGGGACACGCTTCGGTCGCGGCCATCGCAGCGGCCGCCGGGGTCGGCATCGGCAGCCTCTACCGCCGCTACCGCACGAAGGAGGAGCTCTTCCAGCGACTGGCCGAACTGTCCCTCGACAACTGGAACGAAGCCGCCGAACGAGGTCTCGCCGAGGACGATCCTTGGGAAGGACTGGCCTCTTTCATCGTCACCTGCGTCGAGTTCGGCCAAGGTTCGCTCGCCCCGATCGCCGGCACCATCGAAGTCACCAAGGAGATGCAGGCCAAGTCCGACCGCTCGGACGAACTACTCGCCGCGCTCGTCGCGCGCGCCCACCAGGCCCGCGTCCTCAGGCCGGACGTCACTGCCGTCGACATCTCGCTGCTGATCGAGCAGTTCGGCAGATCGCCCGCCCTGGACCAGTTGCGCAAGCAGGGGCGCGAGGACCTCATCGAAGCCGCCGCCGACGCTCACAAGCGCGTTCTCACCATCGCCGTGGACGGCCTGCGCGCCTGCCACCCGCGTCCGCTACCCGGCGACCCGCCCACTGACCGGCTCTTCACCGAACGCTGGGCACACGAAACCGGCCAATCTCGCCGCGCGTCATCGACGAGCGCCTGA
- a CDS encoding group II intron maturase-specific domain-containing protein has protein sequence MGKRFVPKEIPSALGRGRPDDDARCGCAGCCIRQARRARSGGLRCLALPALLAVYRANNALPAQGSTMDAGVVLAYLNIPLGSRSTSASCRADARPPLTAPPHGTRQSNACGESRWRATPDGYRSRLNRQPPIWSGSRTTPPEGDPSHCVHSVLRRFLRGWAGYFRYGHSAQCLSKIRRYAQMRLAHFIRRRHRRSMAFGWWVLTRSQPVDLGLISLYGIVVAPRAGKPWRERPNAGGERRR, from the coding sequence ATGGGCAAGCGATTCGTCCCCAAGGAAATCCCGTCGGCCCTCGGAAGAGGGCGGCCGGATGATGATGCGAGGTGTGGATGCGCGGGCTGCTGTATCAGGCAGGCGCGTCGGGCCAGGTCTGGCGGACTCCGCTGCCTCGCGCTCCCGGCTCTCCTCGCCGTCTATAGGGCGAACAACGCCCTGCCCGCTCAAGGGTCAACGATGGACGCCGGTGTTGTGCTCGCCTACCTCAACATCCCGCTGGGATCCCGCAGTACGTCGGCATCTTGCCGCGCTGACGCTCGGCCACCGCTTACCGCTCCACCCCACGGCACGAGACAGTCCAACGCGTGTGGAGAAAGCAGATGGAGAGCGACACCCGACGGCTACCGCAGTCGGTTGAACCGGCAGCCGCCGATCTGGAGTGGGAGCCGTACAACACCGCCAGAGGGGGACCCTTCGCATTGCGTCCACAGCGTGCTGCGGCGGTTCCTGCGCGGTTGGGCCGGGTATTTCCGCTACGGACACTCAGCCCAGTGCCTCAGCAAGATCAGGCGATACGCCCAGATGCGGCTGGCGCACTTCATACGACGGCGTCACCGCCGCAGCATGGCGTTCGGTTGGTGGGTGCTGACCCGCTCCCAACCGGTCGATCTGGGACTGATCAGCTTGTATGGAATCGTCGTCGCACCCAGGGCCGGTAAGCCCTGGCGGGAAAGACCGAATGCCGGCGGTGAACGACGTCGGTGA